A window of Nocardiopsis sp. Huas11 genomic DNA:
CCTTGTCGGACCGGGCGCGCAGGATTCGCGCGCCGAAGGGGAGCCACATCGCAGACGGCAACGCAGTGTTCACTCCCGTATCCTCTCCGGTCGCCTGTGTCGGGGAGCCGTGTCGTACCCTCGGTGCGACGCCCCAACCCCTTGGTGTGACCCTCTCCCGCGCCGGGTGGACGGGTCAAGCGCCCCGGCGGGTGCGGCGATCCGTGATAAGTCAGTACAAAGTCCGACCATGCCCCCCGATGACCGGGCGTGCTGTCAAGGAAAGGTCCCGTTGGTCTACCTCGCCCTGTTGCTGACCGTCGCGTCGCTGACCTTCTGGGTCTACGTGCTGTTCGACGTGATCGGCTCCGACTCCGACGCCGTCCGCCTGCTGCCCAAACCGGCGTGGACGGTGATCGTCCTGCTGCTGCCCAAGGTCGGTGCCCTGCTGTGGTTCGTGTTGGGGCGCCCGCGCCGCGACGCGGTCCCGGCGGCCGGTCCCGCGGGCCCTCCCCCGGCCTTCCCCGAGTACGAGCATCCCAATCGTGCGCGCGGGGTCACTCCGGAGGACGACGACGAGTTCCTGCGCCGGTGCCGCGAGCGCGCCGAGGAACAGCGCCGCCGGGCACGCCGGGCCCAGGAGGAGCGTGAGCGCGGCGCGCACGGGGACCGGACCTTGGACGGGCGGGACGGACCGGAGGGCCGGGAGGACGGACCGGGAGGTCGCGGGACCGACGACGACCCCCAGGCGCCGTCGGGCCCGGTCGCCTGAGCCCAGTACGCTGTGTGCCGCCCAGCCGCGAACCTCACCTCGGAAGTGAACCGGTAACGGGATCCCGGCCCTCAGGGTCGGGCTTTCGGCCCATGGGGCTGAGAGCCGCCTTTACCAGACCCAGCCATCACCTATGAAGGAGGTGACCTTGATGGCTACGTTGCGCATAGGACACAAGACCGACCGAGCCGTGCTTCCTCAGCGGCCCGCTCTCGAATCCGCGCCAGCAGACACCCCTCGGATCAGGGACGAAACGGGGCGCGGACACCACACCACGGGTGTGGTGACCGGTACGGGTTTCCCCGGTTGCGGTTGCCCCGCACCAAGCACTTCTTCTCCTTCGCCACCGGCGACCTGGTACGCGCTGTCGTTCCCAAGGGGAAGAAGGTGGGAACCTATAACGGCCGGGTCGCGGTGCGCGCTTCGGGGAGCTTCAACGTCACCACCGCCCACGGCACCGTCCAGGGCATCAACCACCGGCACGTCCGCCTGCTCCAGAGAGCGGATGGCTGTGCCTACACACTGAGGAAGGAGACGGGCGTTTCCTCCCGACCCTGAAGGACCGGGTCTCCACGCCCAAAAACCCGATGAACCGCTTGACCCTGACGGCGTCGGCCCTTGTCGCCTGCACGGCCCTGTTCGCCACCACCGCGTGCGGCGGCGAGGCCGAAGCGGGCCCGGACCGCGACGCCGCCGACGGCGCGGAGGACGCCCCGGAACAGACCTCCGAAGCCAACGACGACGCCGGCGGCCCCGCCGACATCGACGTGTCCGACGTGGAGGGCGCCACGCTGCACACCAGCGAGGGCGACATCGAACTCGTGTTGCTGCCCGAGGAGGCCCCGCTGACGGTGGCCAACTTCGTCGGCCTCGCCGAGGGCGAGGGCGTCCCCAACCCCGAGACGGGGAACGAGGCGTTCTACGACGGCCTCGTCTTCCACCGTGTGATCGACGGCTTCATGATCCAGGGCGGCGACCCCCTGGGCACCGGCCGGGGCGGCCCCGGCTACCAGTTCGAGGACGAGGTCGACAACGGTCAGACCTTCGCCGAGCCCGGCATGCTGGCGATGGCCAACTCGGGCCCCGACACCAACGGCTCGCAGTTCTTCATCACGGTGGCGCCGACCGAGCACCTCGACGGCGACCACACGATCTTCGGCCACGTCGCCGACGAGGCGTCGCAGGAGGTCGTGGACGCCATCGCCCAGGTGGAGACCGACCCCTCCACCGCCCGACCGCTGGACGACGTGGTCATCGAGTCGGTGTCGGTGCAGCGCTCGTAGTCGTTCCGGCGCCCCGGGCCGCCCCCCAGGGGACCCGTAGGAGCGGACCCGCACCTACACCCCCTGGGGTCCTGGGTCAGCAGACCGAGGCACCCCTCACGCCGATCGCGGGATCTAGCGGGGGGTGCGGCGTTTGGCGCGTGCGGCGCGGGCCCGCTCGACGGCCGGGCCGATCGCCTCGACCAGCGCGGCGACGTCCTGCGCCGTGGAAGTACGGCCGAGCGAGAGCCGCAGGCTGCTCAGCGCGGTGTCCGGGTCGGCGCCCATCGCCAACAGCACGTGACTGGGCTGGGCCACACCCGCCGAGCAGGCCGAGCCGGTGGAGCAGGAGATGCCGCGGGCGTCCAGCAGCATCAGGAGGGCGTCGCCCTCGCAGCCGGGGAAGGACAGGTGCGAGATCCCCGGCAGGCGCTGGTCGAGGTCCCCGTTGACCACCACGTCCGCGACGGCGTCGCGGACCCCCGCCTCGAGTTCGTCGCGCAGGTCCGCCAGGCGCTTCGCGTGCTCCACGCGCTCGTCCACGGCCAGGCCGACCGCGGTGGCCAGCCCGCGCAGCAGCGGCGGCGACAGCGTGCCGGAACGAATGTCGCGCTCCTGCCCGCCGCCGTGCAGGACGGGCACGGGCCCGAGACCGCGGGCGACCAGCAGGGCTCCGGCGCCGACCGGACCGCCGAGCTTGTGCCCGCTGACCGTGAGCGCACTCACACCGCTGGCGGCGAAGTCGACGGGTTCGGCGCCGACCGCCTGGACGGCGTCGGTGTGGAAGGGCACCCCGTACTCGGCCGCGACCGCGGCGAGCTCGGCGATCGGCTGGACGGTCCCGACCTCGTTGTTGGCCCACATGACGGACACGAGGGCGACGCCGGCGGGGTCGGCCTCCAGGGCCGCTCGCAGCGTGCCCGGGTCCACCCGGCCGAGCGCGTCCACCGGCAGGGCCTCGAACCCGGCGCCCTGGTGGTCGGCCATCCAATGGGCCGGGTCCAGGGCCGCGTGGTGCTCCACGGCGCTGACCAGGATGCGCCGCCGCCGGGGGTCCTCGGCGTTGCGCGACCAGTAGAGGCCCTTGATCGCGATGTTGTCGGACTCGGTCCCCCCACCGGTGAAGACGACCTCGTGCGGGGTCGAGCCGAGCGCGTCGGCGACGCGTTCTCGCGCCTCCTCGACCGTGCGACGGGCACCGCGCCCGTGGGCGTGGAGGGAGGACGGGTTGCCGAGCGCGCCGAGTTCGGCCGCGACGTCGGCGACGACCTCGGGGCGGACCTCGGTCGTGGCTGCGTGATCCAGATACACCATGGCGTAGCCAAGGATACGTCCGCCGCACGCGGTCATCGGACGGCGGCCGCCTTCCACCGCCACCGATAACCTGAGGGCATGCCTGAGTCCTCGTCCTCGCAGCCCGCCGCTTCCACCGCTTCGGAGCACTGGCCCGCGCCCGTCGCCGACGGCCCGGTGCGCGCCCGTCTGTCCCTGCCCGGATCCAAGTCGATGACCAACCGCGCGCTCATCCTCGCCGCGCTCTCCGACCGGCCGTGCCTGGTGCGCCGTCCCCTGGCCAGCCGGGACAGTGAGCTGATGGTGGGCGCCCTGCGCGCCCTGGGTGTGGAGATCACCGCGGCGGGCCCCTCGGACCTGTCCGTCACGCCCGCGCCGCTGCGCGGGCCGGCCTCGGTGGACGTCGGCAACGCGGGGACGGTCATGCGGTTCGTGCCCCCGCTGGCCGCGCTGGCCTCCGGGGACGTGCACTTCGACGGCGACCCGCGCGCCCGGGAACGGCCGGTGGACGAGCTGCTCAACGCCCTGCGCGCGCTGGGCGCCGACATCGACGACGGCGGGCGCGGCGCCCTGCCGCTGACCATCCACGGCACCGGCGCGGTCCCCGGCGGCGACGTCGTGCTGGACGCCTCGGGCTCCTCCCAGTTCGTGTCCGCGCTGCTGCTCAGCGGCGCCCGGTTCGCCAAGGGCGTGCACGTGCGGCACGAGGGGCCGCCGGTCCCCTCGCGGCCGCACCTGGACATGACCGTGGAGATGCTGCGGGCCGTGGGTGTGGCGGTCGACTCCGGGGACGACTGGTGGCGCGTGGAGCCGGGCCCGGTGCGTGCCTCGACCATCGCCGTGGAGCCCGACCTGTCCAACGCGGCGCCGTTCCTGGCCGCCGCGCTGGTCACCGGTGGCGAGGTGACCATCCAGGGCTGGCCGGAGCACACCACCCAGCCCGGCGACGAACTCCGCGACCTGTTCACCCGCATGGGCGGGGAGGTCTCGCGTTCGGGCGACGATCTGACCCTGCGCGGCACCGGGACCGTGCTCGGCCTGACCGCGGACCTGCGCGCCGTCGGTGAGCTCACGCCCACCATCGCGGCGGTGGCCGCCCTGGCGAGCACCCCCTCGCGGCTGACCGGTATCGCCCACCTGCGCCGGCACGAGACCGACCGCATCGCGGCCCTGGCCGCCGAGATCAACCGCCTGGGCGGTGACGTGGAGGAGCTGCCGGACGGTCTGGAGATCCGCCCGCGCCCGCTGCACGGCGGGGTGTTCCACTCCTACGACGACCACCGGATGGCCACGTCCGGAGCGGTGATCGGGCTCGCGGTGCCCGGTGTGGAGGTGGAGAACATCGCCACCACGCGCAAGACGCTGCCCGACTTCCCGGGCCTGTGGGCGGAGGCCCTGGCATGAGCCGCACGCGGGGCGGTGGGCGCCATCTGGACGAGGACGACATCCGGGTGCGCGCCCGGGGCGGTTCCCGGCCCCGTACCCGGAACCGGCCCAAGCACGAGGACGCGGTGGCCGGCCTGGTGACGAACGTGGACCGGGGCCGGTACCGGTGCCTGGTCGAGGGTGTGGCCGTGGTCGCCATGAAGGCCCGTGAGCTGGGCCGCGGCTCCATCGTGGTGGGCGATCGCGTGGACCTGGTGGGCGATCTGTCCGGTCGGCCCGACACGCTGGCCCGCGTGGTGCGGGTCCGCGAACGGGAGTCGGTGCTGCGCCGCACCGCCGACGACACCGACCCCGTCGAGCGCGTCATCG
This region includes:
- a CDS encoding PLD nuclease N-terminal domain-containing protein, with amino-acid sequence MVYLALLLTVASLTFWVYVLFDVIGSDSDAVRLLPKPAWTVIVLLLPKVGALLWFVLGRPRRDAVPAAGPAGPPPAFPEYEHPNRARGVTPEDDDEFLRRCRERAEEQRRRARRAQEERERGAHGDRTLDGRDGPEGREDGPGGRGTDDDPQAPSGPVA
- a CDS encoding peptidylprolyl isomerase — encoded protein: MNRLTLTASALVACTALFATTACGGEAEAGPDRDAADGAEDAPEQTSEANDDAGGPADIDVSDVEGATLHTSEGDIELVLLPEEAPLTVANFVGLAEGEGVPNPETGNEAFYDGLVFHRVIDGFMIQGGDPLGTGRGGPGYQFEDEVDNGQTFAEPGMLAMANSGPDTNGSQFFITVAPTEHLDGDHTIFGHVADEASQEVVDAIAQVETDPSTARPLDDVVIESVSVQRS
- a CDS encoding cysteine desulfurase family protein, with amino-acid sequence MVYLDHAATTEVRPEVVADVAAELGALGNPSSLHAHGRGARRTVEEARERVADALGSTPHEVVFTGGGTESDNIAIKGLYWSRNAEDPRRRRILVSAVEHHAALDPAHWMADHQGAGFEALPVDALGRVDPGTLRAALEADPAGVALVSVMWANNEVGTVQPIAELAAVAAEYGVPFHTDAVQAVGAEPVDFAASGVSALTVSGHKLGGPVGAGALLVARGLGPVPVLHGGGQERDIRSGTLSPPLLRGLATAVGLAVDERVEHAKRLADLRDELEAGVRDAVADVVVNGDLDQRLPGISHLSFPGCEGDALLMLLDARGISCSTGSACSAGVAQPSHVLLAMGADPDTALSSLRLSLGRTSTAQDVAALVEAIGPAVERARAARAKRRTPR
- the aroA gene encoding 3-phosphoshikimate 1-carboxyvinyltransferase, with the translated sequence MPESSSSQPAASTASEHWPAPVADGPVRARLSLPGSKSMTNRALILAALSDRPCLVRRPLASRDSELMVGALRALGVEITAAGPSDLSVTPAPLRGPASVDVGNAGTVMRFVPPLAALASGDVHFDGDPRARERPVDELLNALRALGADIDDGGRGALPLTIHGTGAVPGGDVVLDASGSSQFVSALLLSGARFAKGVHVRHEGPPVPSRPHLDMTVEMLRAVGVAVDSGDDWWRVEPGPVRASTIAVEPDLSNAAPFLAAALVTGGEVTIQGWPEHTTQPGDELRDLFTRMGGEVSRSGDDLTLRGTGTVLGLTADLRAVGELTPTIAAVAALASTPSRLTGIAHLRRHETDRIAALAAEINRLGGDVEELPDGLEIRPRPLHGGVFHSYDDHRMATSGAVIGLAVPGVEVENIATTRKTLPDFPGLWAEALA